In the Streptomyces formicae genome, one interval contains:
- a CDS encoding sensor histidine kinase, whose translation MNPTTADAATTVEQRWGLFNRWGPYGLLCFGTLMAIGTSGVVGMHADEWYVAGGAVAAALVLQLWWGRAARTRPDPSVAGTVYYTVRWAFAFVLTWLNPFFAFYAVVGYFGAERLLPPRLVKPGLFATAIIMAGSQSGGLPPGNSAGWGVFGALLAVNIVLLSVFAHLAEQEDERARVQAATIKELERTNTALQESMDENVALHAQLLLQAREAGVADERRRLAAEIHDTIAQGLTGIIAQLQVVAGTTDAELAREHLGRAADLARHSLGEARRSVHNLSPAPLEYDRLPEALKKTVAEWAERTGARADFTVTGTAEDLHDEIEATLLRIVQEALSNTARHAEATRVGVTLSFMGDEVTLDVRDDGRGFDPLATVERTGTGGFGLDGMRARAERIAGALTVESEPGGGTAVSARVPLVRHEH comes from the coding sequence ATGAACCCGACCACCGCGGACGCCGCGACGACGGTCGAGCAGCGCTGGGGCCTGTTCAACCGCTGGGGCCCCTACGGCCTGCTCTGCTTCGGCACCCTGATGGCGATCGGCACCAGCGGGGTGGTCGGCATGCACGCCGACGAGTGGTACGTGGCCGGGGGCGCGGTCGCCGCGGCGCTCGTGCTCCAGCTGTGGTGGGGCCGGGCAGCGCGCACCCGCCCTGACCCCAGCGTCGCGGGCACCGTCTACTACACCGTGCGCTGGGCCTTCGCCTTCGTCCTCACCTGGCTCAACCCGTTCTTCGCGTTCTACGCCGTCGTCGGCTACTTCGGCGCCGAGCGGCTGCTCCCGCCCCGCCTGGTCAAACCCGGCCTCTTCGCCACCGCGATCATCATGGCGGGCTCCCAGTCCGGCGGTCTGCCGCCGGGGAACAGCGCGGGCTGGGGCGTCTTCGGCGCGCTCCTCGCGGTCAACATCGTCCTGCTCAGCGTCTTCGCCCACCTCGCCGAGCAGGAGGACGAGCGCGCCCGCGTGCAGGCCGCCACCATCAAGGAACTGGAGCGCACCAACACCGCGCTCCAGGAGTCCATGGACGAGAACGTCGCCCTGCACGCCCAGCTCCTCCTGCAAGCGCGTGAGGCGGGCGTCGCCGACGAGCGGCGCAGGCTCGCCGCCGAGATCCACGACACCATCGCGCAGGGCCTGACCGGCATCATCGCCCAGCTCCAGGTCGTCGCGGGCACCACCGACGCGGAGCTGGCCCGCGAGCACCTGGGCCGCGCCGCCGACCTGGCCAGGCACAGCCTGGGCGAGGCCCGCCGCTCCGTCCACAACCTCTCGCCCGCGCCCCTGGAGTACGACCGCCTGCCCGAAGCCCTGAAGAAGACCGTCGCCGAATGGGCCGAACGCACCGGGGCGCGCGCCGACTTCACCGTCACCGGCACCGCCGAGGACCTCCACGACGAGATCGAGGCGACCCTGCTGCGCATCGTCCAGGAGGCCCTGTCCAACACCGCCCGGCACGCCGAAGCCACCCGCGTCGGCGTCACCCTCTCCTTCATGGGCGACGAGGTCACCCTGGACGTGCGCGACGACGGCCGGGGCTTCGACCCGCTCGCTACCGTGGAGCGCACCGGCACCGGCGGCTTCGGCCTCGACGGCATGCGGGCCCGCGCCGAACGCATCGCCGGAGCGCTCACCGTGGAGTCCGAACCCGGCGGGGGCACCGCGGTGTCCGCTCGCGTACCGTTGGTCCGCCATGAGCACTGA
- a CDS encoding response regulator, translating into MSTEVITLLIVDDHPVVRDGLRGMFLSDPGFQVLGEASNGVEAVTLAAELDPDVVLMDLRMPGGSGVDAITELTRRGARARVLVLTTYDTDSDTLPAIEAGATGYLLKDAPREELFTAVRAAAEGRTVLSPAVASRLVSRVRAPGNEPLSSREREVLALVAKGTSNRAIAVELFISEATVKTHLTHIYGKLGVKDRAAAVATAYSRGILG; encoded by the coding sequence ATGAGCACTGAAGTGATCACTCTCCTCATCGTCGACGACCACCCCGTCGTCCGCGACGGCCTGCGCGGCATGTTCCTCTCGGACCCCGGTTTCCAGGTGCTCGGCGAGGCGTCCAACGGCGTGGAGGCCGTGACGCTCGCCGCCGAACTCGACCCGGACGTCGTCCTGATGGACCTGCGCATGCCCGGCGGCAGCGGAGTCGACGCGATCACCGAGCTCACCCGGCGCGGCGCCCGCGCCCGCGTCCTCGTCCTCACCACGTACGACACGGACTCCGACACGCTCCCCGCGATCGAGGCGGGCGCGACCGGCTACCTCCTCAAGGACGCCCCGCGCGAGGAGCTGTTCACCGCGGTCCGCGCCGCGGCCGAGGGCCGCACGGTCCTGTCGCCCGCCGTCGCCTCCCGCCTCGTCTCACGCGTGCGTGCCCCTGGCAACGAGCCGCTGAGCTCCCGTGAGAGGGAAGTGCTCGCGCTCGTCGCCAAGGGCACGTCGAACCGTGCGATCGCCGTCGAACTCTTCATCAGCGAGGCCACGGTCAAGACGCATCTCACCCACATCTACGGCAAGTTGGGCGTCAAGGACCGAGCGGCGGCGGTGGCCACGGCGTACAGCAGGGGGATCCTCGGCTGA
- a CDS encoding LysR family transcriptional regulator yields MDLELRHLKTIRAIADAGSLTKAATALGLAQPALSAQLKRIERALGGELFERGRHGVRATALGEFVLARARVVLPAVSGLREEAQRFAQTWQGGAGFRLGGTHGPLFGGLVDRLAAAHPGVPVTTHTTWSEREIAARTADGRLDFALVGTCGASAPPESELLVWREVARDPVFVMLPTGHPLAGGQEIDLALLADESWTDVPGDGCFADCFSAACARAGFTPSRVYETDVASCVHLVQVGRAVGLCRATFPPTPGMVTRPLAGAPLYWRHLLGWHPAAPAHDTAAVVFAQARGAHADAVARSESYTAWLAAPRGA; encoded by the coding sequence ATGGACCTGGAGTTGCGGCACCTGAAGACGATCCGGGCGATCGCCGACGCGGGCAGCCTGACCAAGGCCGCCACCGCGCTCGGGCTCGCCCAGCCCGCGCTGAGCGCGCAGTTGAAACGGATCGAGCGGGCCCTTGGCGGGGAGCTGTTCGAACGGGGACGGCACGGGGTGCGGGCGACCGCGCTCGGTGAGTTCGTGCTGGCCAGGGCCCGGGTCGTGCTGCCCGCCGTCAGCGGCCTGCGGGAGGAGGCGCAGCGGTTCGCGCAGACCTGGCAGGGCGGGGCGGGGTTCCGGCTCGGCGGTACGCACGGGCCGCTCTTCGGGGGGCTCGTGGACCGGCTCGCGGCCGCGCACCCCGGGGTGCCCGTGACGACCCACACCACCTGGTCGGAGCGGGAGATCGCGGCGCGCACGGCGGACGGGCGCCTGGACTTCGCGCTCGTGGGCACGTGCGGGGCGAGCGCGCCGCCGGAGAGCGAGCTGCTCGTCTGGCGCGAGGTGGCCCGCGACCCCGTCTTCGTCATGCTGCCGACGGGGCATCCGCTGGCGGGCGGGCAGGAGATCGACCTGGCGCTGCTCGCGGACGAGTCGTGGACGGACGTGCCGGGTGACGGGTGCTTCGCGGACTGCTTCAGCGCGGCGTGCGCCCGTGCGGGCTTCACCCCGTCGCGGGTGTACGAGACGGACGTCGCGTCGTGCGTCCATCTGGTGCAGGTCGGCAGGGCGGTGGGGCTGTGCAGGGCGACGTTCCCGCCGACGCCCGGCATGGTGACCCGCCCCCTCGCGGGCGCTCCCCTCTACTGGCGGCATCTGCTCGGCTGGCATCCGGCGGCTCCCGCGCACGACACGGCGGCGGTGGTGTTCGCGCAGGCGCGGGGGGCGCATGCGGACGCGGTGGCGCGGAGCGAGAGTTACACGGCGTGGCTGGCGGCGCCGCGGGGGGCTTGA
- the glgX gene encoding glycogen debranching protein GlgX, translating into MSSAPEQGTVQEARARGRITPERPAAALNGSTRATVRPVLTRPVWPGTPTPLGARFRIGPEGVAGTNFALWAGGAEAVELCLFDEEGAEARHSLTELTHEIWHGFVPDVRPGQRYGYRVHGRWDPWTGARWNPAKLLLDPYARAVDAGAGNDYGVLPPEVYGHVRDWPQQHVADTVRDDRDSAPYVPKGVVVHDDAPDDEWTDDRRPKTPWADSVIYELHVRGFTERHPGIPAELRGTYAGLAHPAALEHLKALGVTAVELLPVHQFAHEDHLLRRGLRNYWGYNSIGYFAPHAAYAASGTRGQQVGEFRRMVRALHEAGIEVILDVVYNHTAEAGELGPMLSLKGIDNRGYYRLQSNDARRYADYTGCGNTLQVVQPHVLRLITDSLRYWVSEMGVDGFRFDLAAALARSFHDVDMLSPFLAVIAQDPVLRRVKLIAEPWDVGSGGYQVGSFPPLWTEWNDRYRNAVRDFWRGALPDVRDLGYRLSGSSDLYAWGGRRPYASVNFVTAHDGFTLRDLVSYERKHNEANGEGNRDGSDDNRSWNCGTEGETDDERITALRRRQLRNLVTTLLLSTGVPMLVAGDEMGRTQGGSNNAYCQDNETSWVDWTLRDEPGWRDLFALTSRLIGLRHRHPVLRRRAFFSGRAHSADGLRDLAWFTTRGTEMTESDWYAPAATLGMYLSGRDIPGRDARGAPVVDDSFLAILHAADRPASFVLPGPPWADAYEVVVDTSAEDQGAAPGTVHRAGGAVTVPGRAVLLLRVGSG; encoded by the coding sequence GTGTCGAGCGCACCCGAGCAAGGGACAGTGCAGGAGGCGCGGGCGAGGGGGCGGATCACGCCCGAGCGGCCCGCCGCCGCCCTGAACGGAAGTACGCGCGCCACGGTGCGTCCGGTGCTCACGCGGCCCGTGTGGCCGGGGACGCCGACGCCGTTGGGCGCCCGCTTCAGGATCGGGCCCGAGGGGGTCGCGGGCACCAACTTCGCGCTGTGGGCGGGCGGTGCGGAAGCGGTCGAACTGTGCCTGTTCGACGAGGAGGGGGCCGAGGCGCGGCACTCCCTGACGGAGCTGACGCACGAGATCTGGCACGGCTTCGTGCCGGACGTGCGGCCCGGCCAGCGGTACGGGTACCGCGTGCACGGCCGCTGGGACCCGTGGACGGGTGCCCGCTGGAACCCGGCGAAGCTGCTCCTCGATCCGTACGCACGGGCGGTCGACGCCGGTGCGGGGAACGACTACGGCGTGCTGCCGCCCGAGGTGTACGGGCATGTGCGCGACTGGCCCCAGCAGCACGTGGCGGACACCGTGCGCGACGACAGGGACTCCGCGCCGTACGTGCCCAAGGGCGTGGTCGTGCACGACGACGCGCCGGACGACGAGTGGACCGACGACCGGCGGCCCAAGACGCCGTGGGCGGACTCGGTCATCTACGAACTGCACGTACGCGGCTTCACCGAGCGGCATCCCGGGATTCCGGCCGAACTGCGCGGTACGTACGCCGGGTTGGCGCATCCCGCGGCCCTCGAACACCTCAAGGCGCTGGGGGTGACGGCGGTCGAGCTGCTGCCCGTGCACCAGTTCGCGCACGAGGACCATCTGCTGCGCAGGGGCCTGCGCAACTACTGGGGCTACAACTCCATCGGCTACTTCGCCCCGCACGCGGCGTACGCGGCGTCGGGGACGCGGGGTCAGCAGGTCGGCGAGTTCCGGCGGATGGTGCGGGCGCTGCACGAGGCGGGCATCGAGGTCATCCTCGACGTGGTCTACAACCACACGGCCGAGGCCGGGGAGCTCGGCCCGATGCTCTCCCTGAAGGGCATCGACAACCGCGGCTACTACCGGCTCCAGTCGAACGACGCGCGGCGGTACGCCGATTACACCGGGTGCGGCAACACCCTCCAGGTCGTCCAGCCGCACGTCCTGCGGCTGATCACGGACTCGCTGCGGTACTGGGTGAGCGAGATGGGCGTGGACGGCTTCCGCTTCGACCTGGCGGCGGCGCTCGCGCGCTCCTTCCACGACGTCGACATGCTGTCGCCGTTCCTCGCGGTAATCGCGCAGGACCCGGTCCTGCGGCGCGTGAAGCTGATCGCCGAGCCGTGGGACGTGGGCTCGGGGGGCTATCAGGTGGGCTCCTTCCCCCCGCTGTGGACGGAATGGAACGACCGCTACCGCAACGCGGTGCGGGACTTCTGGCGGGGCGCGCTGCCGGATGTCCGGGACCTCGGCTACCGGCTCTCCGGGTCGAGCGACCTGTACGCGTGGGGCGGGCGCAGGCCGTACGCGTCGGTCAACTTCGTGACCGCGCACGACGGTTTCACGCTGCGGGACCTGGTGTCGTACGAGCGCAAGCACAACGAGGCGAACGGGGAGGGCAATCGGGACGGGTCCGACGACAACCGCTCCTGGAACTGCGGCACCGAGGGCGAGACGGACGACGAACGGATCACGGCACTGCGCCGCCGGCAGCTGCGCAACCTGGTGACGACGCTGCTCCTGTCCACCGGCGTTCCGATGCTGGTCGCGGGCGACGAGATGGGCCGCACCCAGGGCGGCTCCAACAACGCGTACTGCCAGGACAACGAGACCAGCTGGGTCGACTGGACGCTGCGCGACGAGCCGGGCTGGCGCGACCTCTTCGCGCTGACGTCCCGGCTCATCGGGCTGCGGCACCGGCATCCGGTGCTGCGCCGCCGCGCGTTCTTCTCCGGGCGGGCCCATTCGGCCGACGGGCTGCGGGACCTGGCGTGGTTCACGACGCGCGGCACGGAGATGACGGAGAGCGACTGGTACGCGCCCGCGGCGACGCTCGGCATGTACCTCTCCGGGCGCGACATCCCGGGGCGTGACGCGCGCGGGGCGCCGGTCGTCGACGACAGTTTCCTGGCGATCCTGCACGCGGCGGACCGGCCCGCGAGCTTCGTACTGCCGGGACCGCCGTGGGCGGACGCGTACGAGGTGGTCGTGGACACCTCGGCCGAGGACCAGGGCGCGGCGCCGGGCACGGTGCACCGCGCGGGCGGCGCGGTGACGGTGCCGGGGCGTGCGGTGCTGCTGCTGCGGGTCGGCAGCGGCTGA
- a CDS encoding L,D-transpeptidase produces MAGAAGCSAGGIDGVLGKSRSPADAIRVSPDDDMKGVKADERIEVKVPDGRLESVKVVRTQDAQEFDVPGRIDEDGMSWRPVDEGPLALAARYKVDAVALDGHGRRSARHTTFTTYVPDERFIGYVTPENRATVGTGMIVSLEFNREIENRDAVQRAIHVTAHPAVDIEPHWFGKTRVDFRPEKYWKPGTKVTVGLRLRDVQAARGVYGLQDKSFSFTVGRSQESLVDAAEHTMEVRRDGELISTVPITAGAPKTTTYNGKMVVTEMLEVTRMNSRTVGFGGEYDIPDVPHAMRLTTSGTFLHGNYWSPDAPGNTNVSHGCVGLRDVKGGSSRTPAGWFFDRSLIGDVVEVVNSNDKKVAPDNGLGGWNMGWKEWQRDS; encoded by the coding sequence ATGGCCGGGGCCGCGGGCTGCTCCGCCGGTGGGATCGACGGAGTTCTCGGGAAATCGCGCTCGCCGGCCGACGCGATCCGGGTGTCGCCCGACGACGACATGAAGGGAGTCAAGGCCGACGAACGGATCGAGGTGAAGGTCCCCGACGGCCGCCTCGAGTCGGTGAAGGTCGTCCGGACGCAGGACGCGCAGGAGTTCGACGTCCCGGGGCGGATCGACGAGGACGGCATGAGCTGGCGGCCCGTCGACGAGGGTCCCCTCGCGCTCGCCGCCAGGTACAAGGTCGACGCGGTCGCCCTGGACGGCCACGGCCGCCGCTCGGCCCGGCACACCACGTTCACGACGTACGTCCCCGACGAGCGCTTCATCGGATACGTGACGCCGGAGAACCGCGCCACCGTCGGCACCGGCATGATCGTCTCCCTGGAGTTCAACCGGGAGATCGAGAACCGCGACGCCGTCCAGCGCGCCATCCACGTCACCGCGCACCCCGCCGTCGACATCGAGCCGCACTGGTTCGGCAAGACGCGCGTGGACTTCCGCCCGGAGAAGTACTGGAAGCCGGGCACGAAGGTCACCGTCGGCCTGCGCCTGCGTGACGTGCAGGCCGCGCGCGGGGTCTACGGCCTCCAGGACAAGAGCTTCTCCTTCACCGTGGGCCGCAGCCAGGAGTCCCTGGTCGACGCGGCCGAACACACCATGGAGGTGCGCCGCGACGGCGAGCTGATCTCCACCGTGCCGATCACCGCGGGCGCCCCCAAGACCACCACGTACAACGGGAAGATGGTGGTCACCGAGATGCTGGAGGTGACCCGGATGAACAGCCGCACGGTCGGCTTCGGCGGGGAGTACGACATCCCCGACGTGCCGCACGCGATGCGCCTGACGACCTCCGGCACCTTCCTGCACGGCAACTACTGGTCCCCGGACGCTCCTGGCAACACGAATGTCAGCCACGGCTGTGTGGGTCTGCGCGATGTGAAGGGCGGCAGTTCACGGACGCCCGCGGGCTGGTTCTTCGACCGGAGCCTCATCGGGGACGTCGTCGAAGTCGTGAACAGCAATGACAAGAAAGTGGCTCCGGACAACGGCCTCGGCGGCTGGAACATGGGATGGAAGGAGTGGCAGCGCGACAGCTGA
- a CDS encoding L,D-transpeptidase, protein MNGRPISGASSDTRGRVRRRGARCLTAAVSGATLLLVAACGGGGGSDKGGEGKGGSDKNAASAAVVTIAPKDGAKSVATDGALKIGAEKGKLSEVKVEDGKGNPVPGKITSGGASWTPAHHLAAATTYKVHAVAKDSEGRASAKDTAFTTLTPKNTFIGQFNPEDGSEVGVGMPFSVRFTRGITDPEAVEKAIDIKTEPSVPVEGHWFGNDRLDFRPEKYWAAGTKVTVKLNLDGVEGRPGVYGKQAKTLKFTIGRSQVSTVDAKTHQMKVVRDGKQIKKIPITAGAPGTTTYNGEMVISEKLQVTRMNGDTVGFGGEYDIKDVPHAMRLSTSGTFIHGNYWSGGAFGNTNASHGCIGLSDVRGGYSKKTPAGWFFSNSMIGDLVVVKNSADKKIQPDNGYNGWNMSWEKWKA, encoded by the coding sequence GTGAACGGGCGACCGATATCGGGGGCTTCGTCGGATACGCGTGGGCGCGTACGGCGGAGGGGCGCCAGGTGCCTCACGGCAGCGGTTTCGGGGGCGACGCTGCTTCTCGTCGCGGCCTGCGGCGGGGGAGGCGGCTCGGACAAGGGCGGCGAGGGCAAGGGCGGCTCCGACAAGAACGCCGCGTCGGCGGCCGTCGTGACGATAGCGCCGAAGGACGGCGCGAAGTCGGTCGCCACCGACGGCGCCCTCAAGATAGGCGCGGAGAAGGGCAAGCTCTCCGAGGTCAAGGTCGAGGACGGCAAGGGCAACCCCGTCCCCGGCAAGATCACGTCGGGCGGCGCGAGCTGGACGCCCGCCCACCACCTCGCGGCGGCCACCACCTACAAGGTGCACGCCGTGGCGAAGGACTCCGAAGGACGCGCGTCCGCCAAGGACACCGCCTTCACGACGCTGACCCCGAAGAACACCTTCATCGGCCAGTTCAACCCGGAGGACGGCTCCGAGGTCGGCGTCGGCATGCCGTTCTCGGTCCGCTTCACCCGGGGCATCACCGACCCGGAGGCCGTCGAGAAGGCCATCGACATCAAGACCGAACCTTCGGTGCCCGTCGAGGGCCACTGGTTCGGCAACGACCGCCTGGACTTCCGCCCCGAGAAGTACTGGGCGGCCGGTACGAAGGTGACCGTCAAGCTCAACCTCGACGGCGTCGAGGGCCGCCCGGGCGTCTACGGCAAGCAGGCCAAGACCCTGAAGTTCACCATCGGCCGCAGCCAGGTCTCCACCGTCGACGCCAAGACGCACCAGATGAAGGTCGTGCGCGACGGCAAGCAGATCAAGAAGATCCCGATCACCGCGGGCGCCCCGGGCACGACGACGTACAACGGCGAGATGGTCATCAGCGAGAAGCTCCAGGTGACCCGGATGAACGGCGACACCGTCGGCTTCGGCGGCGAGTACGACATCAAGGACGTCCCGCACGCCATGCGCCTGTCCACCTCCGGCACGTTCATCCACGGCAACTACTGGTCGGGCGGCGCCTTCGGCAACACCAACGCCAGCCACGGCTGCATAGGTCTGAGCGACGTGCGCGGCGGCTACAGCAAGAAGACGCCCGCGGGCTGGTTCTTCAGCAACTCGATGATCGGCGACCTCGTCGTCGTGAAGAACTCCGCCGACAAGAAGATCCAGCCGGACAACGGCTACAACGGCTGGAACATGTCGTGGGAGAAGTGGAAGGCGTAA
- a CDS encoding ABC transporter ATP-binding protein: MPLIEVHDLQKLYGGRTVVDGVSFAVEEGEVFGILGPNGAGKTTTVECVEGLRTPDSGLVRVAGLDPVADHERLTRILGAQLQESELQPKLTVREALELYAAFYPNPADWRPLAERLRLTDKLDSRFGKLSGGQKQRLFIALALIGNPKVVVLDELTTGLDPRARRDTWELIEDVRDSGVTVLLVTHFMEEAQRLCDRIAVIDKGRVAALDSPAGLISRAASSTVMSFTPSAPLDRRQLAALPAVTLVEERDGRYTLNGTDETVDAAITLLARHRITAHQLRVSDATLDDAFLDLTGASA; encoded by the coding sequence ATGCCCCTCATCGAAGTGCACGACCTGCAGAAGCTCTACGGCGGCCGGACCGTCGTCGACGGCGTCTCCTTCGCCGTGGAGGAGGGCGAGGTCTTCGGGATCCTCGGACCCAACGGCGCGGGCAAGACCACCACCGTCGAATGCGTGGAGGGCCTGCGCACCCCCGACTCGGGCCTGGTCCGCGTCGCGGGCCTCGACCCGGTCGCCGACCACGAGCGCCTCACCCGCATCCTCGGCGCGCAGCTCCAGGAGAGCGAGCTCCAGCCCAAGCTGACCGTGCGCGAGGCCCTGGAGCTGTACGCCGCGTTCTACCCGAACCCCGCCGACTGGCGGCCGCTCGCCGAGCGCCTGCGCCTGACCGACAAGCTCGACAGCCGCTTCGGCAAGCTCTCCGGCGGCCAGAAGCAGCGCCTGTTCATCGCGCTCGCCCTCATCGGCAACCCGAAGGTCGTCGTCCTGGACGAGCTGACCACCGGGCTCGACCCGCGCGCCCGCCGCGACACCTGGGAACTCATCGAGGACGTGCGCGACAGCGGCGTCACCGTCCTGCTCGTCACGCACTTCATGGAGGAGGCCCAGCGCCTCTGCGACCGCATCGCGGTCATCGACAAGGGCAGGGTCGCCGCCCTCGACTCCCCGGCGGGCCTGATCAGCCGCGCCGCGAGCTCCACCGTCATGTCCTTCACCCCGTCCGCGCCCCTGGACCGGCGGCAGCTCGCCGCGCTGCCCGCGGTCACCCTCGTGGAGGAACGCGACGGCCGCTACACCCTGAACGGCACCGACGAGACCGTCGACGCCGCCATCACACTGCTCGCCAGGCACCGCATCACCGCCCACCAACTCCGGGTCTCCGACGCCACGTTGGACGACGCGTTCCTCGACCTGACGGGAGCATCGGCATGA
- a CDS encoding ABC transporter permease, which yields MTTAVAAPHTATGPKASSAVLRAELRLFRREPGAVFWIMAFPTLLLTLLGSIPSFRETDASLGGLRLVDAYVPVTVLLSLIMAGLQAMPPLLTGYRERGILRRMSATPVRPSAVLGAQMGIYGTAALVSALLSLTVGRLVFDVPLPRQAVGYAIALLLAILCGLSLGALVSALARTTKAATAIGSAVFFPMMFSAGVWLPVQAMPDTLARIVEIAPLGAAAQALGDAAAGDWPSLGHLGVLLAWTVLLSAGAARWFRWE from the coding sequence ATGACCACCGCCGTCGCCGCACCGCACACCGCCACCGGGCCCAAGGCGTCATCGGCCGTCCTCAGGGCCGAACTCCGCCTCTTCCGCAGGGAGCCGGGCGCCGTCTTCTGGATCATGGCGTTCCCCACCCTGCTCCTGACGCTCCTCGGCTCCATCCCCTCCTTCCGCGAGACCGACGCCTCGCTCGGCGGGCTCCGCCTCGTCGACGCGTACGTCCCCGTCACGGTGCTCCTCTCGCTGATCATGGCGGGCCTCCAGGCCATGCCGCCGCTCCTCACCGGCTACCGCGAGCGCGGCATCCTGCGCCGGATGTCCGCCACCCCGGTGCGCCCCTCCGCCGTACTCGGCGCGCAGATGGGCATCTACGGCACCGCGGCCCTCGTCTCCGCCCTGCTCTCGCTCACCGTGGGGCGCCTCGTCTTCGACGTACCGCTGCCGCGCCAGGCCGTCGGGTACGCGATCGCGCTGCTTCTCGCCATCCTGTGCGGCCTCTCCCTCGGCGCCCTGGTCTCCGCGCTCGCCCGCACCACGAAGGCCGCCACCGCCATCGGCTCCGCCGTCTTCTTCCCGATGATGTTCAGCGCGGGCGTCTGGCTGCCCGTGCAGGCCATGCCCGACACGCTCGCCCGCATCGTGGAGATCGCCCCGCTGGGAGCCGCCGCGCAGGCCCTGGGCGACGCGGCGGCCGGCGACTGGCCGAGCCTCGGCCACCTCGGCGTCCTCCTCGCGTGGACCGTGCTCCTGTCGGCGGGGGCGGCCCGCTGGTTCCGGTGGGAGTGA
- a CDS encoding carbohydrate-binding protein, translating into MRPTHHRRFTAACAAVVAAGALVLAGLPGSAAAQAEPSSPASPTTLSPAETASVARTSPGVLKAMQRDLGLTSAQAKARLVNEAEAGADAGVLRDALGRTFAGAWVGGATSATLTVATTDAADVPAIEARGAKARVVDHSVAQLDAAKARLDRAAKKTATRDAPVWYVDVRSNAVVIRAVRASAANDLVAAAGVGSSLVRVERTEERPRPLYDLVGGEAYYMGGGRCSIGFPVTKGTQQGFATAGHCGRAGTATSGYNQVAQGTFQASIFPGRDMAWVAVNSQWTATPYVKGQGGQRVGVGGSTQSPVGASICRSGSTTGWHCGTVSQHNTSVTYPEGTISGVTRTTVCAEPGDSGGSFISGSQAQGVTSGGSGNCSSGGTTYHQPINPLLQQYGLTLKTTGGGEDPGPGEPEPGGTWASGKVYAAGDTVTYGGSTYRCLQGHQAQVGWEPPSTPALWQQA; encoded by the coding sequence ATGCGTCCCACCCACCACAGACGCTTCACGGCCGCCTGCGCCGCCGTCGTCGCCGCCGGTGCGTTGGTTCTGGCCGGGCTGCCCGGCAGTGCGGCCGCCCAGGCCGAGCCGTCCTCCCCCGCTTCCCCGACGACCCTTTCCCCTGCCGAGACAGCATCCGTCGCCAGGACATCGCCCGGCGTCCTGAAGGCGATGCAACGCGATCTCGGCCTCACGTCGGCGCAGGCCAAGGCTCGTTTGGTCAACGAGGCCGAGGCCGGCGCCGACGCGGGCGTCCTGCGTGACGCGCTCGGCCGTACCTTCGCGGGCGCCTGGGTGGGCGGCGCCACCTCGGCCACGCTCACCGTCGCCACCACCGACGCCGCCGACGTCCCCGCGATCGAGGCGCGCGGCGCGAAGGCCCGGGTCGTGGACCACTCCGTGGCCCAACTGGACGCCGCCAAGGCCCGGTTGGACCGCGCGGCGAAGAAGACAGCGACGCGTGACGCGCCCGTCTGGTACGTCGACGTGCGCTCCAACGCGGTGGTCATCCGCGCCGTGCGCGCCTCGGCGGCCAACGACCTGGTCGCCGCGGCGGGCGTCGGCTCCTCGCTCGTACGCGTCGAGCGGACCGAGGAACGGCCCCGCCCGCTGTACGACCTGGTGGGCGGCGAGGCGTACTACATGGGCGGCGGCCGGTGCTCCATCGGCTTCCCCGTCACCAAGGGCACCCAGCAGGGCTTCGCCACGGCGGGCCACTGCGGGCGCGCGGGCACCGCGACCAGCGGTTACAACCAGGTGGCCCAGGGCACGTTCCAAGCCTCCATCTTCCCCGGCAGGGACATGGCCTGGGTCGCCGTCAACTCCCAGTGGACCGCCACCCCGTACGTGAAGGGCCAGGGCGGGCAACGGGTCGGCGTCGGGGGCTCCACGCAGTCCCCGGTGGGTGCGTCGATCTGCCGTTCCGGCTCCACTACGGGGTGGCACTGCGGCACCGTCTCGCAGCACAACACCAGCGTCACCTACCCCGAGGGCACCATCAGCGGCGTGACGCGGACGACGGTCTGCGCCGAGCCGGGCGACTCGGGCGGCTCCTTCATCTCCGGGAGCCAGGCGCAGGGCGTCACGTCGGGCGGCTCGGGCAACTGCTCCAGCGGCGGCACGACGTACCACCAGCCGATCAATCCGCTGCTCCAGCAGTACGGCTTGACGCTGAAGACGACGGGTGGCGGCGAGGACCCCGGTCCTGGTGAGCCGGAGCCGGGCGGCACGTGGGCCTCCGGCAAGGTGTACGCGGCGGGTGACACCGTCACCTACGGCGGGTCGACCTACCGGTGCCTCCAGGGGCACCAGGCTCAGGTGGGCTGGGAGCCGCCGAGCACGCCCGCGCTGTGGCAGCAGGCGTAG